The Spirochaetota bacterium DNA window GCGAATATTGCGTTTCTCATATTAATGGATGTTCTCAGCATTCCGTGTTCTCCGAATAAAGAATGGAGCGTCTGAAATGTATACGGAGGAGGGGCGAAAAATAGTAACATTTTCACCCGGTCACCTTTCAGAACACCCGGATTTTAATTCGCATCCATGACCGGAGTCCCCTGAATTCCCCGAAAAAAGCTTGATGTTTTAGAGCCGCGCGGGTACATGCTTATTCCGTATGAAGATCGTTGCGAAAATTTCGCGCGCATGTCTCTTCGCCTGTATCGCAGTATTCCTGAATGCAGCATGCGACGCCCCCCGTATCCAGTTTGCCGAGCAGGAGTTCGATTTCGGGACCGTCGCTCCAAAGGCCGCGCTCACCCATGTCTTCACCTTTCGGAACACGGGGGCCGGCACGCTCACCATCACGAAGGTGAGCCCGGGTTGAGGCTGCACCTCCGTCCTTCTCACCGAGAAGGACATCCCCGCCGGCGGCGAGGGCAGGATTGAGGTGGGACTCACCGCGGCGGCCAAGGCGGAAAAGATGTCCAAGACGGTGACGGTTTATACCAATGACAAGTCGAATCCCAAGCTGTATCTCAAGGTGATCGCCACCGTAACCCTGCAGGGACAATAGCATGGCCGGCCCCGCGTCCCCGGCCCGCGTCACGCTGCCGGGTTACCCCCTTCCCCTTGGCGTCAAGCTCGACCGAAACGGCGCCCAGTTCTCCCTGTTCTCAC harbors:
- a CDS encoding DUF1573 domain-containing protein, which translates into the protein MKIVAKISRACLFACIAVFLNAACDAPRIQFAEQEFDFGTVAPKAALTHVFTFRNTGAGTLTITKVSPG
- a CDS encoding DUF1573 domain-containing protein produces the protein MPAGGEGRIEVGLTAAAKAEKMSKTVTVYTNDKSNPKLYLKVIATVTLQGQ